One region of Brassica napus cultivar Da-Ae chromosome A10, Da-Ae, whole genome shotgun sequence genomic DNA includes:
- the LOC125579217 gene encoding transcription factor RAX1-like yields the protein MGRAPCCDKTKVKRGPWSPEEDAKLRDYIEKYGNGGNWISLPLKAGLRRCGKSCRLRWLNYLRPNIKHGDFSEEEDRIIFSLFAAIGSRWSIIAAHLPGRTDNDIKNYWNTKLRKKIMSSSSSSSSHSSAAMATPFLNPNSHDVKRPITPSATIAPFSYNPYVENSTTSLISNINGFEADDQQIFPFFNPNYPHDFSLEDMSSNNNNNISGTSGFLLNHSMCDHYSNHTNFSSDVNGKRSEIMMKQEEMMMIDHHIDQMTKGYNGDFTQGYYNNDINGHGDLKQMISGTGTNSNINMGGSGSGSASSSSFISNLAENKTSSSLLKHKCLPYFYS from the exons ATGGGAAGAGCTCCATGTTGCGACAAGACAAAAGTGAAGAGAGGGCCTTGGTCTCCTGAGGAAGATGCTAAGCTCAGAGATTACATTGAGAAGTATGGTAATGGTGGAAATTGgatctctcttcctctcaaagctG GTTTGAGGAGATGTGGGAAGAGTTGTAGATTGAGGTGGCTAAACTATTTAAGACCAAACATAAAACATGGCGACTtctctgaagaagaagacaggATCATTTTCAGCCTCTTTGCTGCCATCGGAAGCAG ATGGTCAATAATAGCAGCTCATCTACCGGGAAGAACAGACAACGACATCAAAAACTATTGGAACACAAAGCTAAGGAagaaaatcatgtcttcttcttcctcctcttcctctcaCTCATCAGCTGCCATGGCTACTCCTTttctaaaccctaattctcATGATGTGAAAAGACCAATAACCCCATCAGCAACTATTGCACCTTTTTCCTACAATCCGTATGTTGAAAACTCAACAACATCTCTCATCTCCAACATCAATGGCTTCGAAGCTGATGATCAACAGATCTTCCCCTTTTTTAACCCTAATTATCCTCACGATTTCTCTCTCGAGGACATGAGCagcaataacaacaacaacatttcAGGCACAAGTGGTTTCTTGCTCAACCACAGTATGTGTGATCATTACAGCAACCACACCAATTTCTCCTCAGATGTCAATGGAAAGCGATCAGAGATTATGATGAAGCAAgaagagatgatgatgatagacCACCACATTGACCAGATGACAAAAGGGTACAATGGCGATTTCACACAAGGGTATTACAATAACGACATTAATGGACATGGGGATTTGAAGCAAATGATTAGTGGAACTGGCACTAATTCTAACATAAACATGGGTGGTTCAGGTTCAGGCTCAGCTTCATCTTCTAGTTTCATAAGCAACCTAGCTGAGAACAAAACCAGTAGTAGCCTCCTAAAACACAAGTGCTTGCCCTATTTCTACTCCTAG
- the LOC125579216 gene encoding uncharacterized protein LOC125579216 yields the protein MNFQICFLHSYQYKKIHNNKKVNQALRSTYKMYSIPNGLNSYGDNTMNLHDSVPTQMNSSFGDPETKMFRSMFTTSVITNHHGLFSSSHASNCYRDSSSFGFNNSHAAYQMRTNMVSDVVDYFPINHNPQVSQVSITQTITRRYSVIVPTRSLITAQNEYERAMNPNISYPSFYPQTFVDNQRTHPQTFVDNERNILNPTPLNTIYPRNVDQFSFSPNHHHDQHVPHRRPVIKRRKFEEIFDGFDFEDNGVYDGRTHSLPYEKYGPYTCPKCKDVFDTSQKFAAHISSVHYKNETVEEKAKRYSARNKRRFRKIDQTMHDESQMIQPEERVVEESGSNNNIASGIEASQQQLVVKEEPTYDVVD from the coding sequence ATGAATTTCCAAATTTGTTTCCTTCATTCGTACCAATATAAAAAGATACACAACAATAAAAAGGTTAACCAAGCTCTGAGATCAACTTACAAAATGTATTCAATCCCAAATGGTTTAAACTCTTATGGTGACAATACTATGAATCTTCACGATTCTGTTCCCACCCAAATGAACTCCAGCTTTGGGGATCCCGAGACTAAAATGTTTCGGTCAATGTTCACTACTTCTGTCATCACAAACCATCATGGTTTGTTCTCTTCCTCTCATGCTTCTAACTGTTATCGAGATTCATCTTCTTTTGGTTTCAATAATTCACATGCGGCTTATCAGATGAGAACCAACATGGTCTCTGATGTCGTTGATTACTTTCCTATTAACCATAACCCACAAGTTTCTCAAGTCTCCATCACCCAAACTATCACAAGAAGGTACTCTGTTATAGTTCCTACCCGTAGTTTGATCACTGCCCAAAATGAATACGAACGTGCTATGAATCCCAACATTTCATATCCTTCCTTTTACCCTCAAACTTTTGTTGACAATCAGAGAACCCACCCTCAAACTTTTGTTGACAATGAGAGAAACATTTTAAATCCTACACCTCTCAATACCATTTATCCTAGGAATGTAGACCAGTTTTCTTTTTCACCAAATCACCACCATGATCAACATGTTCCTCATCGTCGACCAGTGATTAAACGTCGAAAATTTGAAGAAATTTTTGACGGTTTTGATTTTGAGGATAATGGTGTATACGATGGTCGGACACATAGCCTACCGTATGAAAAGTACGGTCCATATACATGTCCCAAATGCAAAGACGTGTTTGATACTTCACAAAAGTTTGCAGCGCATATATCTTCTGTTCACTACAAGAATGAGACGGTCGAAGAAAAAGCAAAGAGATACAGCGCGAGGAACAAAAGAAGATTTCGTAAGATAGACCAAACGATGCATGACGAATCTCAAATGATCCAACCCGAAGAAAGAGTTGTAGAAGAAAGCGGAAGCAATAATAACATTGCAAGTGGCATTGAGGCTTCCCAACAACAGCTGGTTGTTAAGGAAGAACCTACTTATGATGTTGTTGATTGA
- the LOC106371629 gene encoding probable glucuronoxylan glucuronosyltransferase F8H, translating to MSLDIKRPSINKTKKKTGFIVKMQLNNNNNNRGGHNKTNLFFIFFRNYYRWVIWLFLSLYFFTSYFAGDQSSPSTTTTTSLLSNHQTSSSLPSRALIESSAILKPGGPFSGMKIYVYDLPARFNVDWVTASDRCASHLFAAEVAIHRALLSDSSVRTSDPEEADFFFVPVYVSCNFSTANGFPSLSHARSLISSAVDFLSDSYPFWNRTRGFDHVFVASHDFGACFHAMEDMAIEEGIPEFMKNSIILQTFGVNYKHPCQEAEHVVIPPYIPPESVQRAIDRAPANGRRDIWAFFRGKMEVNPKNISGRFYSKGVRTAILKKYGGRRRFYLNRHRFAGYRSEIVRSVFCLCPLGWAPWSPRLVESAVLGCVPVVIADGIKLPFSETVRWSEISLTVAEKDVKNLRKILERVAATNLSVIQRNLREPAFKRALLYNVPMMEGDATWHILEALRRKLDRSYRRSSVLSQ from the exons ATGTCGCTCGACATTAAGAGACCTAGCATCAACAAGACCAAGAAGAAGACTGGTTTCATCGtcaaaatgcaactaaacaacaacaacaacaacagaggtggacacaacaaaacaaacctcttcttcatcttcttcagaaACTATTACAGATGGGTCATCTGGTTGTTCCTCTCTCTGTATTTCTTCACATCTTACTTCGCCGGAGACCAATCCTCCccgtccaccaccaccaccacaagcCTCCTCTCTAACCACCAAACGTCCTCCTCCCTCCCATCTCGCGCTCTCATAGAATCTTCCGCCATTCTCAAACCAGGCGGTCCATTCAGCGGCATGAAGATATACGTTTACGATCTACCGGCGAGATTCAACGTCGACTGGGTAACAGCCTCAGACCGGTGCGCCAGTCACCTATTCGCGGCGGAGGTAGCCATTCACCGTGCCCTTCTCTCTGACTCCTCCGTCCGTACGTCGGACCCGGAAGAAGCAGACTTCTTCTTCGTCCCTGTCTACGTCTCCTGCAACTTCTCAACAGCCAACGGCTTCCCTTCTCTAAGCCACGCTCGCTCCCTCATCAGCTCCGCCGTCGATTTCCTCTCCGACAGTTACCCCTTTTGGAACAGAACTCGAGGCTTCGACCACGTCTTCGTCGCTTCTCATGACTTCGGCGCATGCTTCCACGCCATG GAGGATATGGCGATTGAGGAAGGGATTCCAGAATTTATGAAAAATTCGATAATTTTACAAACGTTTGGAGTTAATTACAAGCATCCATGTCAAGAAGCGGAGCACGTGGTGATCCCGCCGTATATTCCGCCGGAGAGCGTGCAGAGAGCAATAGACAGAGCTCCGGCGAACGGACGGCGAGACATTTGGGCGTTTTTCCGGGGGAAGATGGAAGTCAACCCTAAGAATATAAGCGGACGCTTTTACAGCAA GGGAGTGAGAACGGCGATTTTGAAGAAATACGGCGGGAGAAGACGGTTTTATCTAAACCGGCACCGGTTTGCTGGATACCGATCAGAGATCGTGCGATCGGTGTTTTGTCTCTGTCCTCTCGGGTGGGCCCCATGGAGTCCTAGGCTAGTGGAATCCGCCGTGCTGGGATGCGTGCCCGTTGTTATCGCGGATGGGATAAAGCTACCGTTCTCGGAGACGGTGCGGTGGTCGGAGATCTCTCTCACGGTGGCTGAGAAAGACGTGAAGAATCTGCGTAAGATACTAGAGCGCGTGGCGGCGACTAATTTGTCTGTGATACAGCGAAACTTACGTGAGCCGGCGTTCAAGCGGGCCCTCTTGTACAATGTGCCGATGATGGAAGGTGATGCCACGTGGCATATTCTCGAGGCGTTGCGGAGAAAGCTCGATCGATCATACCGGAGGTCAAGTGTTTTGAGCCAATGA
- the LOC106371625 gene encoding vacuolar protein sorting-associated protein 24 homolog 1 isoform X1 has protein sequence MERVMKIIKPKPDPKQLLRDWQRKLRQECRNIERQIRDIQKEERNVQKAIKEAAKRNDMVSAKALAKEIVSSRRTVNRLYENKAQMNSISMHLGESVAVARTVGHLSKSAEVMKLVNNLMKAPQMAATMQEFSKEMTKAGVIEEFVNDAIDNALDSEDMEDEIDEEVDQVLTAIAGETAAELPEAVRKERIKVPAQKASTSREEEAIAEGDDDEEEELEEIRARLAKVRS, from the exons ATGGAGAGAGTGATGAAGATCATAAAACCAAAGCCTGATCCGAAGCAACTCTTGCGTGATTGGCAACGTAAGCTCCGTCAGGAGTGCCGTAACATCGAACGCCAAATCCGAG ATATAcagaaggaagagagaaatgTTCAGAAAGCTATTAAAGAGGCTGCAAAGCGGAATGATATGGTCTCAGCCAAG GCGCTTGCTAAGGAGATTGTGAGTTCGAGAAGAACGGTTAACCGGTTATATGAAAACAAGGCCCAGATGAATTCCATATCAATGCACCTTGGGGAGAGTGTTG CTGTTGCTAGAACAGTTGGGCATCTGTCCAAGAGTGCGGAGGTTATGAAGCTAGTCAATAACCTCATGAAAGCACCACAAATGGCTGCAACTATGCAGGAGTTTAGCAAAGAGATGACTAAG GCGGGAGTTATTGAGGAGTTTGTGAATGATGCCATTGACAATGCACTAGATTCAGAGGACATGGAAGATGAGATCGACGAAGAGGTTGATCAAGTATTGACAGCTATTGCTGGAGAAACCGCTGCTGAGCTTCCAGAAGCTGTCAGGAAGGAAAGGATAAAGGTGCCTGCGCAGAAGGCGAGCACTTCCCGCGAG gAAGAGGCAATTGCagaaggtgatgatgatgaggaggaaGAACTAGAGGAAATTCGAGCTCGGCTTGCAAAAGTTAGATCCTAA
- the LOC106369732 gene encoding serine carboxypeptidase-like 47 gives MKSKIFSLPFLLFVFSFSHFLHGYVSSDPYLEELGHHAGYYSLPNAKSSRLFYFFFESRNNITDPVVIWLSGGPGCSSSFGLLAENGPFTLNEDLSLSRNEYSWNQVSNIIYVDQPVGTGFSSVSDTDVLRHDETGVSNDLYNFLQVFFKEHPQLVRNDFYITGESYAGHYIPALASRIHTGNKNNEGIPIKLKGIAIGNGLTNPEIQYGAYGDYALEMKLISQSDHESLNQVYVNCQGSIRECNIDGGLACASAYHVCFQILDYIKSENKDMNPYDARKKCGELMCDVNSNLEKFLNQENVRKALGVGDNVFVSCNATVYVAMIEDWMINLEVKIPTLIEDGISLLVYAGEYDLVCNWLGGLSR, from the exons ATGAAATCCAAGATATTCTCTCTTCCTTTCCTCCTCTTTGTTTTTAGTTTCTCCCACTTCCTACACGGTTACGTTTCTAGTGATCCTTACCTTGAAGAATTGGGTC ATCATGCTGGCTACTACAGCTTGCCAAACGCCAAATCATCCAG GTTGTTCTATTTCTTCTTTGAGTCACGGAACAACATAACGGATCCAGTTGTGATCTGGCTGTCGGGTGGACCGGGTTGTAGTAGCAGCTTCGGTCTGTTGGCTGAGAATGGTCCGTTCACTCTAAATGAGGATCTCTCACTCTCTCGGAACGAGTATAGTTGGAACCAG GTCTCCAATATAATTTACGTTGACCAACCCGTTGGGACAGGTTTCAGTAGCGTATCAGACACTGACGTTCTCCGGCATGACGAAACTGGTGTGAGCAACGACCTCTACAACTTCCTTCAG GTGTTTTTCAAGGAGCATCCGCAACTCGTGAGGAACGATTTCTATATCACGGGCGAATCTTATGCAGGCCATTACATTCCAGCTTTGGCTTCTCGCATTCACACTGGAAATAAGAACAATGAAGGGATTCCAATAAAACTTAAG GGTATTGCGATTGGTAACGGCTTAACCAACCCCGAGATCCAGTATGGTGCATATGGGGATTATGCACTGGAAATGAAGTTAATCTCCCAGTCTGATCATGAAAGTCTCAACCAAGTCTACGTTAACTGTCAAGGCTCCATAAGAGAATGCA ATATTGATGGTGGTTTAGCGTGTGCTTCTGCTTACCACGTCTGCTTCCAAATCCTTGACTATATCAAATCCGAAAACAAAGACATGAAT CCCTATGATGCGAGGAAGAAATGTGGGGAGCTGATGTGTGATGTCAATTCCAATCTGGAGAAATTCTTGAACCAAGAGAATGTAAGGAAAGCGTTAGGAGTTGGAGATAACGTTTTTGTATCGTGCAATGCTACAGTTTATGTTGCGATGATAGAGGATTGGATGATTAATCTCGAGGTTAAGATCCCAACTCTTATCGAAGATGGAATCAGCCTTCTAGTTTATGCCGGAGAATATGATTTGGTTTGTAATTGGCTTG GTGGGTTGAGCAGATGA
- the LOC106371625 gene encoding vacuolar protein sorting-associated protein 24 homolog 1 isoform X2: MERVMKIIKPKPDPKQLLRDWQRKLRQECRNIERQIRDIQKEERNVQKAIKEAAKRNDMVSAKALAKEIVSSRRTVNRLYENKAQMNSISMHLGESVAVARTVGHLSKSAEVMKLVNNLMKAPQMAATMQEFSKEMTKAGVIEEFVNDAIDNALDSEDMEEEIDEEVDQVLTAIAGETAAELPEAVRKERIKVPAQKASTSREEEAVAEGDDDEEELEEIRARLAKVRS; this comes from the exons ATGGAGAGAGTGATGAAGATCATAAAACCAAAGCCTGATCCGAAGCAACTCTTGCGTGATTGGCAACGTAAGCTCCGTCAGGAGTGCCGTAACATCGAACGCCAAATCCGAG ATATAcagaaggaagagagaaatgTTCAGAAAGCTATTAAAGAGGCTGCAAAGCGGAATGATATGGTCTCAGCCAAG GCGCTTGCTAAGGAGATTGTGAGTTCGAGAAGAACGGTTAACCGGTTATATGAAAACAAGGCCCAGATGAATTCCATATCAATGCACCTTGGGGAGAGTGTTG CTGTTGCTAGAACAGTTGGGCATCTGTCCAAGAGTGCGGAGGTTATGAAGCTAGTCAATAACCTCATGAAAGCACCACAAATGGCTGCAACTATGCAGGAGTTTAGCAAAGAGATGACTAAG GCCGGAGTTATTGAGGAGTTTGTGAATGATGCCATTGACAATGCACTGGATTCAGAGGATATGGAAGAAGAGATCGACGAAGAGGTTGATCAAGTATTGACAGCTATTGCTGGAGAAACCGCTGCGGAGCTTCCAGAAGCTGTCAGGAAGGAAAGGATAAAGGTGCCTGCGCAGAAGGCGAGCACTTCCCGCGAG gAAGAGGCAGTTGCagaaggtgatgatgatgaggaagaacTAGAGGAAATTCGAGCTCGGCTCGCTAAAGTTAGATCCTAA
- the LOC106371623 gene encoding heavy metal-associated isoprenylated plant protein 3, producing the protein MAKKKNSNNENKGDGGGDKKTASITVVLKVDMHCDGCASKIVKCARAFKGVETVKSESETGKLTVTGEVDPAKLRETLQEKTKKKVDLVSPQPKKDNKNKSDEEKNKEKKSSEEKKPKEAPVTTAVLKLNFHCEGCIANIQKTVTKTKGVSGMTMDKEKQLVTVKGTMDVKKLVESLSEKLKRPVEIVPPKKDKDKENECGDKKKGGGGKDNKGGEGVNMMEYVAAQPYYESAYYPGGPYGYYPVQAHAPQMFSDENPNACVVM; encoded by the exons ATGGCCAAG AAGAAGAACAGCAACAACGAGAACAAAGGAGACGGTGGCGGCGATAAGAAAACGGCGTCTATCACCGTCGTTTTGAAGGTCGATATGCATTGCGACGGCTGCGCTTCCAAAATCGTCAAATGCGCTCGTGCTTTCaaag GCGTTGAGACGGTGAAATCAGAGTCAGAGACTGGCAAGCTAACGGTGACCGGAGAAGTAGATCCGGCGAAACTCCGGGAGACACTTCaagagaagacaaagaagaaagtCGACTTGGTTTCTCCTCAGCCCAAAAAGGACAATAAGAACAAAAGCGATGaagagaaaaacaaagaaaagaaatcaTCTGAGGAGAAGAAACCCAAAGAG GCTCCGGTGACAACGGCGGTGTTGAAGCTGAACTTTCACTGTGAAGGCTGTATCGCTAACATCCAAAAGACTGTCACTAAAACCAAAG GTGTGAGTGGGATGACAATGGACAAAGAGAAGCAGTTGGTGACGGTTAAAGGAACAATGGACGTGAAGAAGCTCGTGGAGAGTTTGTCGGAGAAGCTGAAACGTCCGGTGGAGATTGTGCCGCCGAAGAAGGATAAAGACAAAGAGAACGAGTGTGGCGACAAGAAGAAAGGCGGCGGGGGAAAGGATAACAAAGGCGGCGAGGGGGTGAACATGATGGAGTACGTGGCGGCTCAGCCTTATTACGAGTCAGCGTATTACCCGGGTGGGCCATATGGGTACTATCCGGTTCAGGCCCACGCGCCTCAGATGTTCAGTGATGAGAATCCGAATGCTTGCGTCGTTATGTGA